A single window of Crassostrea angulata isolate pt1a10 chromosome 8, ASM2561291v2, whole genome shotgun sequence DNA harbors:
- the LOC128158988 gene encoding uncharacterized protein LOC128158988 translates to MTIQRPTLAIIILVICIHLVESQNLDWYKCHPECGANECCLHIWNDFGKRGLYDVLGLRHRRVSSYCAPLLVENDVCYVQHASEQCPCAHGLICVPDPGELHNYLGHCRPG, encoded by the exons ATGACAATCCAAAGACCAACGTTGGCTATCATTATCCTGGTG ATTTGCATTCATCTTGTCGAATCACAAAACCTGGATTGGTACAAATGTCATCCTGAATGCGGGGCGAACGAGTGTTGTCTTCATATATGGAATGACTTTGGCAAACGAGGACTCTATGACGTATTAGGATTACGTCATCGAAGAGTGTCCAGCTACTGCGCCCCTCTGTTGGTAGAGAATGACGTCTGCTACGTGCAGCACGCGTCCGAGCAGTGCCCGTGCGCCCACGGATTGATTTGTGTGCCGGACCCTGGAGAACTTCACAACTATTTAGGACATTGCAGGCCCGGCTAA